The Triticum aestivum cultivar Chinese Spring chromosome 7B, IWGSC CS RefSeq v2.1, whole genome shotgun sequence genome window below encodes:
- the LOC123161951 gene encoding aspartic proteinase Asp1-like: MNIGDPARPYFLDIDTGSDLTWLQCDAPCQSCNKVPHPLYKPTKSKIVPCADSLCTTLLSSQIPNNKQCPSPHQCDYKIKYTDSSSSRGVLVTDSFGLTLRNSSRVSRSLTFGCGYDQQVGKNGAVQAATDGLLGLGRGSVSLVSQLKQQGITKNVLAHCLSTNGGGFLCFGDDIVSTSRATWVPMARSTSGNYYSPGSGTLYFDKHPLGVKPTEVVFDSGSTYTYFAAQPYQATVSAIQAGLSKSLTKVSDPSLPLCWKGQKVFKSVSDIKKEFKSLFLMFSKNTAMEIAPENYLIVTKNGNVCLGILDGSVAKLNFNIIGDITMQDQLVIYDNEKGKLGWIRGSCSGALSILYLHLHGIFL; the protein is encoded by the exons ATGAACATTGGGGATCCGGCGAGGCCCTACTTCTTGGACATTGACACCGGCAGTGACCTCACTTGGCTGCAGTGCGACGCTCCCTGCCAAAGCTGCAACAAG GTGCCGCACCCATTGTACAAGCCAACAAAGAGCAAGATTGTGCCCTGTGCAGACTCACTCTGTACTACACTGCTCAGCTCACAGATCCCTAACAACAAGCAGTGCCCCTCACCACACCAATGCGACTACAAAATCAAGTACACGGACAGCTCGTCTTCTCGCGGTGTGCTCGTTACCGACAGCTTCGGCCTAACCCTACGGAATTCATCCCGTGTTAGTCGCAGCCTCACCTTTGG CTGTGGCTATGACCAGCAGGTGGGAAAGAATGGGGCAGTGCAGGCAGCGACAGATGGCTTGCTTGGGCTTGGGAGGGGATCAGTTAGCTTGGTCTCGCAGCTCAAGCAGCAAGGCATCACCAAGAATGTACTTGCCCATTGCCTCAGTACGAACGGAGGAGGGTTCCTCTGCTTTGGGGATGATATCGTGTCTACCTCACGCGCAACGTGGGTGCCGATGGCTCGTAGCACATCTGG GAATTACTACTCACCTGGCTCAGGAACACTTTACTTCGATAAACACCCACTAGGAGTGAAGCCAACGGAGGTGGTATTTGATAGCGGTAGCACCTATACGTACTTTGCTGCCCAGCCATACCAAGCGACTGTTTCTGCG ATCCAAGCTGGTCTCAGCAAGTCACTTACGAAGGTGTCTGACCCCAGTCTACCTCTTTGCTGGAAAGGGCAGAAAGTGTTTAAATCTGTGTCTGACATCAAGAAGGAGTTCAAATCACTCTTCCTGATGTTTTCGAAGAATACAGCCATGGAGATCGCTCCTGAAAACTACCTCATTGTTACC AAAAATGGAAATGTGTGCTTGGGCATTCTTGACGGGTCGGTGGCCAAACTTAACTTCAACATAATTGGAG ATATCACAATGCAGGATCAGTTGGTAATTTATGACAATGAGAAAGGGAAACTAGGATGGATCCGTGGATCATGCAGTGGGGCACTAAGTATATTATATCTTCATTTACATGGTATTTTCTTATAA
- the LOC123158707 gene encoding MADS-box transcription factor 23-like encodes MVRGKAVIEKIENQTSRQVTFSKRKSRLFKKGKELGVLCDAQVGIFIFSNTGRLYEYSNSGMKPLIERYQAVKDGQKLLSASAEAKFWQAETARLEQQLRTLQENHRQLLGQHLSGLSFEDLKHLQNHLETSLYNIRLTKDKFIGDEMQELNMNESLMRQENIELHRKLNIVHQENTELQNKLNDQGAVNMGITSPFTKCNITAPTDKNSVRLDSCHADWDDEPESSTFW; translated from the exons ATGGTCCGCGGAAAGGCCGTGATCGAGAAGATCGAAAACCAGACAAGCCGACAGGTGACCTTCTCCAAGAGGAAGAGCAGAttgttcaagaagggcaaggaacTGGGCGTTCTCTGTGATGCCCAGGTagggatcttcatcttctccaacaccggacGCCTCTATGAGTACTCCAATTCCGG AATGAAACCCTTAATTGAAAGATACCAGGCTGTTAAAGATGGTCAAAAACTCCTGAGTGCAAGTGCTGAAGCTAAG TTTTGGCAAGCGGAAACTGCTCGCCTGGAGCAGCAACTACGTACCTTGCAAGAGAATCATCG GCAGTTGCTAGGACAACATCTATCTGGTTTATCTTTTGAAGACTTGAAGCATTTACAAAATCATCTAGAAACGAGCTTGTATAACATTCGACTAACTAAG GACAAATTTATTGGCGATGAAATGCAAGAGTTAAACATGAAT GAAAGCCTCATGCGTCAGGAAAATATAGAGCTACATAGGAAATTAAACATCGTTCATCAAGAGAATACGGAATTACAAAACAAG TTAAATGATCAAGGAGCAGTGAACATGGGAATCACAAGTCCTTTTACCAAGTGCAACATTACTGCTCCAACGGACAAAAATTCAGTTCGCCTGGATTCATGCCACGCAGATTGGGATGATGAACCAGAATCGTCCACCTTCTGGTGA